Proteins encoded by one window of Pelecanus crispus isolate bPelCri1 chromosome 8, bPelCri1.pri, whole genome shotgun sequence:
- the LOC142594178 gene encoding protocadherin gamma-B5-like — translation MAGRQRQRQRRRRAAGRVLLPALLLCLCCRAAPERIRYAIPEELGRGSLVGPLARDLGLSPADLPARKLHLSAEKQYFTVSGESGNLYVSERLDREEMCGDSASCSVSFEALVQNPLNVFHVDVAIQDVNDNAPQFLRDNFHLEINELTTPGARFALGMAEDADVGSNSLQGYELEANGYFAVEVKESQDGSKFAELVLRRALDRESEQSLRLVLTALDGGEPPRSGTAQLSINVTDANDNSPVFAQDRYRASLREDVPPSSPVLNVSASDADAGSNARITYGFGEMPAKVLQKFVMDAESGTITLQEALDFEETRGYTLLVEARDGGGLVAHCKVEVEVLDVNDNAPEVTLTSVSSPVPEDAPAGTVVALLKVRDRDSGENGQVSCELSGEAPLSIVASSGGSYKVVTASALDREQAPEHRVTVVARDRGIPALSSRAALVLEVSDVNDNAPVFEEAAYSAYVAENNAAGAPVLRVRARDADAGANGRVSYWLAGGSAGAAGAAPYVSVEARSGAVYAQRSFDYEQCREFAVAVRAQDGGAPARSSTATVRVFVLDRNDNAPRVLWPAAGAGAGAGAGSAPFEVVPRSAEAGYLVAKVVAVDADAGRNAWLSYELVQAAEPALFRVGLHSGEVRTARAVSERDAAKQRLVAVVKDHGQPALSATATLHVVLAESLQEALPELSERAAGADSPAELQFYLVLALALLSALFLLSVALAVLARVRRAGPPAVLRCLGAQRFSVAGAAFPADFCEGTLPSSYNLCVAPGRAVAEGAWLPPPPPLPSLPAEELLGGEPCGKRSPSSSAGAGQPPAEPDAPQWAVSDGTSSFITRSGSAEEFSLRNLCCLKCYELLAVKVDPYCVE, via the exons ATGgcgggcaggcagaggcagaggcagaggcgcCGGCGAGCAGCCGGGCGAGTGCTGCTGCCcgctctgctgctgtgcttgtgCTGCCGGGCGGCGCCGGAGCGGATCCGCTACGCCATCcccgaggagctgggcagaggcTCGCTGGTGGGGCCGCTGGCGCGGGacctggggctgagcccggcGGACCTGCCGGCACGCAAGCTGCATCTCAGCGCGGAGAAGCAATACTTCACGGTGAGCGGGGAGAGCGGGAACCTGTACGTGAGCGAGAGGCTGGACCGCGAGGAGATGTGCGGCGACTCGGCGTCCTGCTCCGTCAGCTTCGAGGCGCTGGTGCAGAACCCGCTGAACGTTTTCCACGTCGACGTGGCCATCCAGGACGTCAACGACAACGCGCCGCAGTTCTTGCGAGACAATTTTCATCTCGAGATCAACGAATTGACTACTCCCGGTGCCCGCTTTGCCTTGGGCATGGCTGAAGACGCGGACGTGGGCAGCAACTCGCTGCAGGGCTACGAGCTGGAGGCCAACGGGTACTTCGCGGTGGAGGTGAAGGAGAGCCAGGACGGCAGCAAGTTCGCGGAGCTGGTGCTGCGCCGCGCGCTGGACCGGGAGAGCGAGCAGAGCCTGCGGCTGGTGCTGACGGCGCTGGACGGTGGCGAGCCGCCCCGGAGCGGCACCGCCCAGCTCAGCATCAACGTCACCGACGCCAACGACAACTCGCCCGTGTTCGCGCAGGACCGGTACCGCGCGAGCCTGCGCGAGGACGTGCCGCCGAGCTCGCCGGTGCTGAACGTCTCCGCCTCCGACGCCGACGCTGGCAGCAACGCGCGCATCACCTACGGCTTCGGTGAAATGCCGGCCAAGGTGCTTCAGAAGTTCGTGATGGACGCGGAGAGCGGAACGATCACACTGCAGGAGGCGCTGGACTTCGAGGAGACGCGAGGCTACACGCTCCTGGTGGAGGCGAGGGACGGGGGCGGTCTGGTGGCGCACTGCAAGGTGGAGGTGGAGGTGCTGGACGTGAACGACAACGCGCCCGAGGTGACGCTGACGTCGGTGTCGAGCCCGGTGCCCGAGGACGCGCCGGCCGGCACGGTGGTGGCCCTGCTGAAAGTGCGGGACCGGGACTCCGGGGAGAACGGTCAGGTGTCGTGCGAGCTGTCGGGCGAGGCGCCGCTGTCGATCGTGGCGTCGTCGGGCGGCTCGTACAAGGTGGTGACGGCGAGCGCGCTGGACCGGGAGCAGGCGCCCGAGCACCGGGTGACGGTGGTGGCCAGGGACCGGGGCATCCCGGCGCTCTCGAGCCGCGCGGCGCTGGTGCTGGAGGTGTCGGACGTGAACGACAACGCGCCGGTGTTCGAGGAGGCCGCCTACAGCGCCTACGTGGCGGAGAACAACGCGGCGGGCGCGCCGGTGCTGCGCGTGCGCGCGCGGGACGCGGACGCGGGCGCCAACGGGCGCGTGAGCTACTGGctggcgggcggcagcgcgggcgcggcgggcgcggcgccgTACGTGTCGGTGgaggcgcggagcggcgcggtgTACGCGCAGCGGTCCTTCGACTACGAGCAGTGCCGCGAGTTCGCGGTGGCGGTGCGGGCGCAGGACGGCGGGGCGCCGGCGCGGAGCTCGACGGCGACGGTGCGCGTCTTCGTGCTGGACCGCAACGACAACGCGCCGCGGGTGCTgtggccggcggcgggcgcgggcgcgggcgcgggcgcggggTCGGCGCCGTTCGAGGTGGTGCCGCGGTCGGCCGAGGCCGGGTACCTGGTGGCCAAGGTGGTGGCGGTGGACGCGGACGCGGGGCGCAACGCGTGGCTGTCGTACGAGCTGGTGCAGGCGGCGGAGCCGGCGCTGTTCCGCGTGGGGCTGCACAGCGGCGAGGTGCGGACGGCGCGGGCCGTGTCGGAGAGGGACGCGGCGAAGCAGCGGCTGGTGGCCGTGGTGAAGGACCACGGGCAGCCGGCGCTGTCGGCCACGGCCACGCTGCACGTGGTGCTGGCCGAGAGCTTGCAGGAGGCGCTGCCGGAGCTGAgcgagcgggcggcgggcgccgaCTCGCCGGCGGAGCTGCAGTTCTACCTGGTGCTGGCGCTGGCGCTCCTCTCCGCCCTGTTCCTGCTGAGCGTGGCGCTGGCCGTGCTGGCGCGGgtgcgccgggccgggccgcccgccgtCCTGCGCTGCCTGGGCGCGCAGCGCTTCTCCGTGGCCGGCGCCGCCTTCCCGGCCGACTTCTGCGAGGGCACCTTGCCCTCCTCCTACAACCTGTGCGTGGCGCCGGGCCGCGCCGTCGCCGAGGGCGCttggctgccgccgccgccgccgctgcccagCCTGCCCGCGGAGGAGCTTCTCGGCGGGGAGCCCTGCGGGAAGCGGAGCCCGAGCAGCAGCGCCGGCGCGGGACAGCCGCCCGCGGAGCCCGACGCACCGCAG TGGGCAGTTAGCGACGGCACCTCTTCGTTCATCACACGTTCAGGTTCAGCCGAAGAATTTTCTCTACGAAACCTGTGTTGTCTGAAATGTTATGAGTTACTGGCGGTGAAGGTGGATCCTTACTGTGTAGAATGA
- the LOC142594179 gene encoding protocadherin gamma-A10-like, which translates to MCAAGRRRVRRERALLWCVLVAAWEAAWGQLRYSVPEEMPKGSFVGDVAKDLGLELPALRHGGVRILDRGRTQYFTLHGRTGHLVTAERIDREQLCRLVENCVLRCEVIVEGEMKVYGIEVEITDINDNAPSFKEIVLEEAISETTAPGSRFPLAEAHDPDVGSNSLQSYELSGDEHFSLAVQAGPSGDERPELVVAKALDREEAAFHELVLRASDGGEPARTGTARIRVAVLDANDNAPVFSQAEYAVRVPEDVPVGSALVTLTATDADDGLNGDVKYSLKKVSDMASEIFQLDSETGAITLLRSLDFEEGDSYELEVQARDGGGLSDTAKVSITVTDVNDNAPEVTVSSSVSAISEDAPAGTVVALLHVQDRDSGANGEVRCSIAERLPFRLEKSFEDYYRVVTARELDREEVAEYNVTVRAADGGSPALWSSAVLALRVLDVNDNAPVFAEARYSARLPENNAAGALVLTVRAADADWGQNARVRYRLSEGRVRGAPLSSYVSVQAETGALYALRSFDYEEVREVGLWVRAEDGGAPALSSNVSVRLVIVDENDNAPQVLYPPPAPAPGAGWAGVELAPRSAEPGALVAKVVAVDADAGQNAWLSYELAKATEPGLFRVGLHSGEVRTARFALARDAARQSLVVVVKDHGRPALSATATLTVVLAESVAELLSELGSAAAAAAAAAPGEPAGSLTRWLVVAVAAVSCLFLAFLLLLLALRLRRWRRSQLLAAGSGALRGVPASHFVGIDGVRAFLHSYSHEVSLTADSRKSQLRLSAGSCCDTLPARPPPDEPAPLLGEDPAGARRADPAAPPSKEITLRTVAMVFGVSSRVILLCFTFLPWFFSCSKTGPQFGWWSLKVETCSNDQAEGADSIHTLKVFSCQGLKLCLIVAANTCFSHIRQNFLCEEDEAEAKRESVVISQRTLLEKEAHDKVFTLTASCGRHIAKPPVIRDLPC; encoded by the exons atgtgcgcggcggggaggcgccGGGTCCGGCGGGAGCGAGCCCTGCTGTGGTGCGTCCTGGTGGCGGCGTGGGAGGCGGCGTGGGGGCAGCTGCGGTACTCGGTTCCCGAGGAGATGCCGAAGGGCTCGTTCGTGGGCGACGTGGCCaaggacctggggctggagctgccggCGCTCCGCCACGGCGGCGTCCGCATCCTAGACAGAGGTAGGACGCAGTATTTCACCCTGCACGGCAGGACGGGACATTTAGTGACGGCGGAGAGGATAGACAGAGAGCAGCTGTGCCGGCTGGTGGAGAACTGCGTGCTGCGGTGTGAGGTGATAGTGGAGGGGGAAATGAAGGTTTATGGAATCGAAGTGGAAATCACGGACATTAACGACAACGCGCCCAGCTTCAAGGAAATCGTGCTGGAGGAGGCAATTAGCGAGACGACAGCGCCGGGGTCGCGGTTTCCCCTGGCCGAGGCTCACGACCCGGACGTGGGTTCGAATTCCCTGCAGAGCTACGAGCTGAGCGGCGACGAGCACTTCTCGCTGGCCGTGCAGGCGGGCCCCAGCGGGGATGAGCGTCCCGAGCTGGTGGTGGCGAAGGCGCTGGACCGGGAGGAGGCGGCGTTTCACGAGCTGGTGCTGAGGGCGAGCGACGGCGGAGAGCCGGCGCGCACGGGCACGGCGCGGATCCGCGTGGCGGTGCTGGACGCGAACGACAACGCGCCCGTGTTCAGCCAGGCGGAGTACGCGGTGCGTGTGCCGGAGGACGTGCCCGTGGGCTCCGCCCTCGTCACCCTCACGGCCACCGACGCCGACGACGGGCTGAACGGCGACGTGAAATACTCGCTGAAGAAAGTGTCGGACATGGCATCGGAAATTTTCCAGCTGGACAGCGAGACGGGAGCGATCACGCTGCTGCGGAGCTTGGACTTCGAGGAAGGCGACTCGTACGAACTGGAGGTGCAGGCACGGGACGGCGGGGGTCTTTCCGACACGGCGAAAGTCTCGATCACGGTGACAGACGTCAACGACAACGCGCCCGAAGTGACAGTGTCGTCGTCGGTGAGCGCGATCTCTGAGGACGCCCCGGCGGGGACGGTGGTGGCCCTGCTGCACGTGCAGGACCGCGACTCGGGGGCGAACGGCGAGGTGCGGTGCAGCATCGCCGAGCGCCTCCCGTTCCGGCTGGAGAAGTCCTTCGAGGACTACTACCGCGTGGTGACGGCGAGGGAGCTGGACCGGGAGGAGGTGGCGGAGTACAACGTGACGGTGCGGGCGGCGGACGGCGGGTCGCCGGCGCTGTGGAGCAGCGCGGTGCTGGCGCTGCGGGTGCTGGACGTGAACGACAACGCGCCGGTGTTCGCGGAGGCGCGCTACAGCGCCCGGCTGCCCGAGAACAACGCGGCGGGCGCGCTGGTGCTGACGGTGCGGGCGGCGGACGCGGACTGGGGGCAGAACGCGCGCGTGCGGTACCGGCTGTCGGAGGGGCGGGTGCGGGGCGCGCCGCTCTCGTCCTACGTGTCGGTGCAGGCGGAGACGGGCGCGCTGTACGCGCTGCGCTCCTTCGACTACGAGGAGGTGCGCgaggtggggctgtgggtgcgggCGGAGGACGGCGGCGCGCCGGCGCTGAGCAGCAACGTGTCGGTGCGGCTCGTGATCGTGGACGAGAACGACAACGCGCCGCAGGTGCTGTacccgccgccggcgccggcgCCGGGCGCGGGCTGGGCGGGCGTGGAGCTGGCGCCGCGCTCGGCGGAGCCCGGGGCGCTGGTGGCCAAGGTGGTGGCGGTGGACGCGGACGCGGGGCAGAACGCGTGGCTGTCGTACGAGCTGGCCAAGGCGACGGAGCCGGGGCTGTTCCGCGTGGGGCTGCACAGCGGCGAGGTGCGCACGGCGCGCTTCGCGCTGGCCCGCGACGCGGCGCGGCAGagcctggtggtggtggtgaaggacCACGGGCGGCCGGCGCTGTCGGCCACGGCCACGCTGACGGTGGTGCTGGCCGAGAGCGTGGCCGAGCTGCTGTCGGAGctgggcagcgcggcggcggcggcggcggcggcagcgccgggcgaGCCGGCCGGCAGCCTGACGCGGTGGCTGGTGGTGGCCGTGGCGGCCGTGTCCTGCCTCTTCCTcgccttcctgctgctgctgctggcgctgcgCCTGCGGCGCTGGCGCCGCTCGCAGCtgctggcggcgggcagcggcgcctTGCGCGGCGTCCCGGCCTCGCACTTCGTGGGCATCGACGGCGTCCGCGCCTTCCTGCACTCCTACTCGCACGAGGTGTCGCTCACCGCCGACTCGCGCAAGAGCCAGCTCCGCCTGTCGGCCGGCAGCTGCTGCGACAccctcccggcccggccgccgcccgaCGAGCCCGCGCCGCTGCTCGGGGAGGACCCTGCCGGCGCCCGCCGCGCGgaccccgccgctccgccg TCCAAAGAAATTACTCTGAGAACTGTGGCTATGGTCTTTGGTGTGAGCTCCCGTGTGATCCTCCTGT GCTTCACATTCCTTCCTTGGTTCTTCTCCTGTTCTAAAACTGGGCCTCAGTTTGGCTGGTGGTCCTTAAAAGTAGAGACCTGTTCAAATGATCAGGCTGAGGGAGCAGATTCCATCCATACCTTGAAGGTGTTCAGCTGCCAAG GTCTAAAGCTGTGCCTCATTGTGGCTG CAAATACTTGCTTCAGCCACATAAGACAGAATTTTCTGTGTGAGGAGGATGAAGCAGAAGCTAAAAGAGAATCTGTGGTAATTTCTCAGAGGACTTTGCTTGAGAAGGAGGCCCATGATAAGGTGTTCACACTTACGGCTTCAT gtgggcgTCACATTGCCAAGCCTCCggtcatcagggacctcccctgttaa
- the LOC142594180 gene encoding protocadherin gamma-A5-like, whose protein sequence is MCAAGRRRVRRERALLWCVLVAAWEAAWGQLRYSVPEEMPKGSFVGDVAKDLGLELPALRHGGVHVVSEGRTQYFTLHGRTGHLVTAERIDREQLCESITQCVLRCEVIVEGEMKVYGIEVEITDINDNAPSFKEIVLEEAISETTAPGSRFPLAEAHDPDVGPNSLQSYELSGDEHFSLAVQAGPGGDERPELVVAKALDREEAAFHELVLRASDGGEPARTGTARIRVAVLDANDNAPVFSQAEYTVRVPEDVPVGSALVTLTATDADDGLNGDVKYSLKKITEKASQIFQLDSETGAITLLRSLDFEEGDSYELEVQARDGGGLSDTAKVSITVTDVNDNAPQISVRSSVSAISEDAPAGTVVALLHVQDRDSGANGEVRCSIAERLPFRLERSFDNYYSMVTAEDLDREEVAEYNVTVRAADGGSPALWSSAVLALRVLDVNDNAPVFAEARYSARLPENNAAGALVLTVRAADADWGQNARVRYRLSEGRVRGAPLSSYVSVQAETGALYALRSFDYEEVREVGLWVRAEDGGAPALSSNVSVRLVIVDENDNAPQVLYPPPAPAPGAGWAGVELAPRSAEPGALVAKVVAVDADAGQNAWLSYELAKATEPGLFRVGLHSGEVRTARFALARDAARQSLVVVVKDHGRPALSATATLTVVLAESVAELLSELGSAAAAAAAAAPGEPAGSLTRWLVVAVAAVSCLFLAFLLLLLALRLRRWRRSQLLAAGSGALRGVPASHFVGIDGVRAFLHSYSHEVSLTADSRKSQLRLSAGSCCDTLPARPPPDEPAPLLGEDPAGARRADPAAPPSKEITLRTVAMVFGVSSRVILLCTFYQQDTLLVCLLQLT, encoded by the exons atgtgcgcggcggggaggcgccGGGTCCGGCGGGAGCGAGCCCTGCTGTGGTGCGTCCTGGTGGCGGCGTGGGAGGCGGCGTGGGGGCAGCTGCGGTACTCGGTTCCCGAGGAGATGCCGAAGGGCTCGTTCGTGGGCGACGTGGCCaaggacctggggctggagctgccggCGCTCCGCCACGGCGGCGTCCACGTTGTCTCCGAAGGTAGGACGCAGTATTTCACCCTGCACGGCAGGACGGGACATTTAGTGACGGCGGAGAGGATAGACAGAGAGCAGCTGTGCGAGAGCATAACGCAATGCGTGCTGCGGTGTGAGGTGATAGTGGAGGGGGAAATGAAGGTTTATGGAATCGAAGTGGAAATCACGGACATTAACGACAACGCGCCCAGCTTCAAGGAAATCGTGCTGGAGGAGGCAATTAGCGAGACGACAGCGCCGGGGTCGCGGTTTCCCCTGGCCGAGGCTCACGACCCGGACGTGGGTCCGAATTCCCTGCAGAGCTACGAGCTGAGCGGCGACGAGCACTTCTCGCTGGCCGTGCAGGCGGGCCCCGGCGGGGATGAGCGTCCCGAGCTGGTGGTGGCGAAGGCGCTGGACCGGGAGGAGGCGGCGTTTCACGAGCTGGTGCTGAGGGCGAGCGACGGCGGAGAGCCGGCGCGCACGGGCACGGCGCGGATCCGCGTGGCGGTGCTGGACGCGAACGACAACGCGCCCGTGTTCAGCCAGGCGGAGTACACGGTGCGTGTGCCGGAGGACGTGCCCGTGGGCTCCGCCCTCGTCACCCTCACGGCCACCGACGCCGACGACGGGCTGAACGGCGACGTGAAATACTCGCTGAAGAAAATCACAGAGAAAGCCTCGCAGATTTTCCAGCTGGACAGCGAGACGGGAGCGATCACGCTGCTGCGGAGCTTGGACTTCGAGGAAGGCGACTCGTACGAACTGGAGGTGCAGGCACGGGACGGCGGGGGTCTTTCCGACACGGCGAAAGTCTCGATCACGGTGACAGACGTCAACGACAACGCGCCGCAGATTTCGGTGCGGTCGTCGGTGAGCGCGATCTCTGAGGACGCCCCGGCGGGGACGGTGGTGGCCCTGCTGCACGTGCAGGACCGCGACTCGGGGGCGAACGGCGAGGTGCGGTGCAGCATCGCCGAGCGCCTCCCGTTCCGGCTGGAGAGGTCGTTTGATAATTACTACAGCATGGTGACTGCCGAGGACCTGGACCGGGAGGAGGTGGCGGAATACAACGTGACGGTGCGGGCGGCGGACGGCGGGTCGCCGGCGCTGTGGAGCAGCGCGGTGCTGGCGCTGCGGGTGCTGGACGTGAACGACAACGCGCCGGTGTTCGCGGAGGCACGCTACAGCGCCCGGCTGCCCGAGAACAACGCGGCGGGCGCGCTGGTGCTGACGGTGCGGGCGGCGGACGCGGACTGGGGGCAGAACGCGCGCGTGCGGTACCGGCTGTCGGAGGGGCGGGTGCGGGGCGCGCCGCTCTCGTCCTACGTGTCGGTGCAGGCGGAGACGGGCGCGCTGTACGCGCTGCGCTCCTTCGACTACGAGGAGGTGCGCgaggtggggctgtgggtgcgggCGGAGGACGGCGGCGCGCCGGCGCTGAGCAGCAACGTGTCGGTGCGGCTCGTGATCGTGGACGAGAACGACAACGCGCCGCAGGTGCTGTacccgccgccggcgccggcgCCGGGCGCGGGCTGGGCGGGCGTGGAGCTGGCGCCGCGCTCGGCGGAGCCCGGGGCGCTGGTGGCCAAGGTGGTGGCGGTGGACGCGGACGCGGGGCAGAACGCGTGGCTGTCGTACGAGCTGGCCAAGGCGACGGAGCCGGGGCTGTTCCGCGTGGGGCTGCACAGCGGCGAGGTGCGCACGGCGCGCTTCGCGCTGGCCCGCGACGCGGCGCGGCAGagcctggtggtggtggtgaaggacCACGGGCGGCCGGCGCTGTCGGCCACGGCCACGCTGACGGTGGTGCTGGCCGAGAGCGTGGCCGAGCTGCTGTCGGAGctgggcagcgcggcggcggcggcggcggcggcagcgccgggcgaGCCGGCCGGCAGCCTGACGCGGTGGCTGGTGGTGGCCGTGGCGGCCGTGTCCTGCCTCTTCCTcgccttcctgctgctgctgctggcgctgcgCCTGCGGCGCTGGCGCCGCTCGCAGCtgctggcggcgggcagcggcgcctTGCGCGGCGTCCCGGCCTCGCACTTCGTGGGCATCGACGGCGTCCGCGCCTTCCTGCACTCCTACTCGCACGAGGTGTCGCTCACCGCCGACTCGCGCAAGAGCCAGCTCCGCCTGTCGGCCGGCAGCTGCTGCGACAccctcccggcccggccgccgcccgaCGAGCCCGCGCCGCTGCTCGGGGAGGACCCTGCCGGCGCCCGCCGCGCGgaccccgccgctccgccg TCCAAAGAAATTACTCTGAGAACTGTGGCTATGGTCTTTGGTGTGAGCTCCCGTGTGATCCTCCTGTGTACCTTTTACCAACAAGATACTCTTCTTGTGTGCCTACTACAGTTGACGTGA